In Drosophila willistoni isolate 14030-0811.24 chromosome XR unlocalized genomic scaffold, UCI_dwil_1.1 Seg8, whole genome shotgun sequence, a single genomic region encodes these proteins:
- the LOC6645703 gene encoding protein JTB: MLENCQRHHMVLGLGLLTLVTIVVLIVESRYAADGLARRREQQFVIENNSTCWQNEPYTIIQECQPCSEFDIVSRSLGVCIHTHYKEVLRCKSGEIVTKSCDRVALIEQRNFIKFESIAFVIGVLSYLISYARDRVLSRRTYMKIERQLNRVK, encoded by the coding sequence ATGCTCGAAAACTGTCAACGACATCACATGGTCCTCGGACTGGGACTACTCACACTGGTCACAATTGTGGTCCTAATTGTTGAGTCCCGTTATGCAGCTGACGGCCTGGCCAGACGTCGCGAACAGCAATTCGTCATAGAGAATAATTCGACGTGTTGGCAAAATGAACCATATACCATTATCCAGGAGTGCCAGCCATGCTCCGAATTCGATATTGTCAGTCGGAGTCTGGGCGTATGCATTCACACCCATTACAAGGAGGTGCTACGCTGTAAAAGTGGTGAAATTGTCACCAAAAGCTGTGATCGAGTCGCCCTCATTGAGCAAcgaaatttcataaaattcgAATCAATTGCATTTGTGATCGGTGTCCTTAGCTATCTGATAAGCTATGCCCGGGATCGGGTATTATCGCGACgtacatatatgaaaattgAAAGGCAATTAAATCGGGTGAAGTAG
- the LOC6645704 gene encoding patj homolog → MHLSADISSALQQIEAVKKGIEESDDPKLQMQTAESLNTILGILQDPVFRTIVHVQDSLSELNAQLGQHPSMLPQDFDIDVAGNLVLSLNGGEVMYDYGDDGRQSSSATHSAPGSPDKGDVEGEQPRPQSQNSKAGGGADLYATDYAQIQAIELVNDGTGLGFGIIGARSSGVIVKTILPGGVADRDGRLRSGDHILQIGDVNLHEMVSEQVAAVLRQSGTHVRLVVARPLEQNVPTPQYALEPAGSAVVPTRVLIDPAELERYLISTGYPEIFGESSTASTPQTTTEDDRFVYRGETSMLIDPSIDLEELLALPETEKLQVELKKDANGLGITIAGYVCEKEELSGIFVKSVSPGSAADLSGRIRVNDRIIEVDGQSLQGYSNHQAVELLKKSGQVVNLRLERYLRGPKYEQLQQAIAANDQLPSTSAPGTPSRAPMPTPSPPSPGLPAEDETVPAPEAFMSPPPSAATTTTTTLSSFGAGKQLVAVRDSLDGQPKIIPTDVVQLADKAEAKNSSLITTRHKYYTDPELTDEVETEIIRKWQKIVGSDVEVIVAQIKKFAVGGLGISLEGTVDVEGGREVRPHHYIRSILPDGPVGVNGVLRSGDELLEVNGERLLGMNHLEVVAILKELPLDVRMVCGRSKSNSSLLPFSDDTLKKLSNNFENLLPASDRLVKAKSDGSLATAGSVADADSVAAAAASFNKLKSRSLEPLTGLAMWSSQPQIIELVKGDRGLGFSILDYQDPLDPNDTLIVIRSLVPGGVAQLDGRLIPGDRLLFVNSINLENASLDQAVQALKGAPKGVVRIGVAKPLPMTDNSLKACSNASTTSEETLDAQQSPPPALPTAAPPAMPTPAKGAEPDLIPDWRN, encoded by the exons ATGCACCTCAGTGCCGATATATCCAGCGCCCTGCAACAGATCGAGGCCGTGAAAAAGGGCATCGAAGAGTCAGATGATCCGAAATTACAAATGCAAACGGCCGAGAGTCTAAATACGATTTTGGGTATTCTGCAAGATCCGGTTTTTCGGACCATTGTCCATGTCCAGGATTCGCTATCCGAGCTGAATGCCCAACTAGGTCAGCATCCGTCCATGTTGCCGCAGGATTTCGATATAGATGTCGCTGGAAATTTGGTCTTAAGCCTTAATGGAGGGGAGGTCATGTATGACTATGGCGATGATGGACGACAATCCTCATCAGCCACACACTCGGCGCCAGGCAGTCCGGATAAAGGAGATGTCGAAGGCGAACAGCCACGCCCACAGAGTCAGAATTCAAAGGCCGGCGGCGGTGCAGATTTGTATGCTACGGACTACGCCCAAATTCAGGCCATTGAATTGGTTAACGATGGCACTGGCCTGGGTTTCGGTATCATTGGAGCACGCAGCTCGGGAGTTATAGTTAAAACCATTTTGCCTGGCGGTGTGGCCGATAGGGATGGACGCTTGCGTTCGGGCGATCATATTCTGCAAATCGGTGATGTAAATCTGCATGAAATGGTATCGGAGCAAGTTGCTGCTGTGCTGCGCCAATCGGGCACTCATGTTCGCTTGGTGGTGGCTCGTCCCCTGGAACAGAATGTGCCCACTCCGCAGTATGCCCTGGAGCCGGCGGGCAGTGCAGTTGTTCCCACCCGGGTGCTTATCGATCCAGCCGAACTGGAGAGATATCTGATATCCACAGGCTATCCAGAGATTTTCGGTGAGAGTTCGACTGCATCAACGCCACAAACCACCACCGAGGATGATCGTTTCGTCTATCGCGGCGAGACTTCCATGTTGATCGATCCCAGCATAGATTTGGAGGAATTGCTAGCTCTACCCGAAACAGAGAAGCTGCAAGTAGAGCTCAAAAAGGATGCCAATGGTCTGGGCATCACCATAGCCGGATATGTGTGCGAAAAGGAAGAGCTTTCGGGGATATTTGTGAAGAGTGTTTCGCCGGGATCGGCTGCTGATTTAAGTGGACGCATCCGAGTTAATGATCGGATCATTGAGGTTGATGGTCAATCCCTGCAGGGCTATTCGAATCATCAGGCTGTAGAGTTGCTTAAGAAATCAGGTCAGGTGGTGAATCTCAGATTGGAACGCTATTTACGTGGTCCAAAGTACGAGCAACTACAGCAGGCTATTGCCGCAAATGATCAACTGCCATCCACCAGTGCTCCTGGCACTCCATCCCGCGCTCCCATGCCAACACCGTCGCCTCCATCGCCTGGCCTTCCCGCAGAAGATGAGACTGTGCCCGCTCCAGAAGCATTTATGAGTCCCCCACCATCGGCGGCAACCACCACAACGACTACTTTGAGCAGTTTTGGTGCCGGTAAACAACTGGTGGCTGTTCGAGACTCCCTGGATGGCCAACCTAAGATTATACCCACAGATGTGGTGCAGCTGGCGGATAAAGCAGAG GCTAAGAATTCCAGTCTCATAACCACACGTCACAAATACTACACGGATCCGGAACTCACAGACGAAGTGGAAACGGAAATCATACgcaaatggcaaaaaattgtCGGCTCCGATGTGGAGGTTATTGTGGCTCAAATCAAAAAATTCGCTGTCGGCGGCTTGGGCATATCATTGGAAGGCACTGTCGATGTGGAAGGCGGACGGGAAGTACGTCCTCATCATTATATACGTTCGATTCTTCCCGATGGGCCTGTCGGTGTTAATGGAGTGCTCCGCTCTGGCGATGAGTTGCTCGAGGTAAATGGCGAACGATTGCTGGGCATGAATCATTTGGAAGTTGTGGCCATATTGAAGGAATTGCCATTGGATGTGCGCATGGTGTGCGGTAGGAGCAAATCAAACTCTTCCCTGTTACCCTTCAGCGATGACACCCTGAAGAAACTATCCAACAATTTTGAGAATCTTTTGCCTGCCTCCGATCGCCTTGTGAAGGCTAAATCGGATGGCAGTCTGGCCACTGCAGGATCTGTGGCCGATGCGGATTCCGTTGCTGCAGCAGCCGCTTCATTTAACAAATTGAAATCTCGCTCATTGGAACCCCTAACTGGTCTGGCCATGTGGTCATCACAGCCACAGATCATTGAACTGGTCAAAGGAGATCGTGGATTGGGCTTTTCCATACTGGATTATCAGGATCCCTTGGATCCTAATGATACATTGATAGTCATACGTTCATTGGTGCCCGGTGGAGTGGCCCAATTGGATGGTCGTCTCATTCCCGGCGATCGTTTGCTATTTGTCAATTCTATTAATCTGGAGAACGCATCACTGGATCAGGCCGTTCAGGCTCTTAAGGGTGCGCCCAAGGGTGTGGTGCGCATTGGTGTGGCCAAACCACTGCCCATGACGGATAATTCGCTAAAGGCATGCAGCAATGCCAGCACCACCAGCGAGGAGACTCTCGATGCCCAACAATCGCCACCGCCAGCCTTGCCCACAGCGGCCCCACCAGCAATGCCAACACCCGCCAAGGGTGCAGAACCCGATCTGATACCCGATTGGCGTAATTAA
- the LOC6645705 gene encoding AF4/FMR2 family member lilli, with product MANGNNGNTEDTVNRQEQEQQQQHSDLTGGGGGGVVREGGGGGGIEGGGSELAADLVGGGGDGQIKLDNDALTSSHGGVNDLVADLCLKSGVIGGGYSSYMDNRACTSSSSSSVGGGAAPPSSFSFKHFLNSSGTVTAPSSTVTSVDTAVQTSTGARPKVPQSVSASYMQGTPENGGSGGGGGGGASSASSKMKRSPRFSSFDSQASLAEYAACGSGPGITGSRIQRPDLRLHQNEDFDSDHVALSQVRNTRLYDERLGDDDIFPSAASNLQTSSSGHTRYVPRSYSSYDTACSSSSTSIGSSSSPRRRPLSGNRDLRPNRLVLAAPPPKLKLDLPLDMAKTSTASGSSNGGGGLPDFVQDHLPDGAPTWCSPPNSPLGAAEAPLDRAIGALSLPSAAQSCSSLPAPPIEAPYSLFTAALPVSSSSELGTGSTVKMLPDFLADGPILHSSQRLADVAIGLPFNSMDSPPPLLQQQQQQQQQEATAALRLENERLQRELQELRVELQSQSRRAQDSEQQLFQLVEAQRRREAMASSANAQTTQRLRRQVVQLEAELLSIRASGGVNRSSSDGAVGGTASLDGVGGESILNTPGGGSISNSGASSSTTTTTTRPPSRTHQLSRDLLRAADNAEQNLRQLLVGVDNLRQMAANLEQQPGVQQQQQQQQQQQPQSTSTPRSPDPYTDFN from the exons ATGGCCAATGGCAACAATGGCAATACAGAGGATACGGTTAATCGACAagaacaagagcaacaacaacaacatagtGACCTgacaggaggaggaggaggtggtgTTGTTAGAGagggtggtggtggcggtggcatTGAAGGAGGAGGAAGTGAGCTAGCTGCAGATCTAGTTGGAGGCGGCGGCGATGGACAAATAAAGCTAGACAATGATGCCCTAACGAGCTCCCATGGCGGAGTGAATGATCTTGTTGCCGATTTATGTCTTAAGTCGGGTGTTATTGGTGGTGGCTATAGCAGCTATATGGATAACAGAGCTTGCACATCATCATCCTCCTCATCTGTGGGTGGCGGAGCAGCGCCTCCCTCATCATTCTCGTTTAAGCATTTTCTCAATAGTAGTGGAACAGTGACAGCTCCCTCCAGCACGGTTACATCTGTGGACACGGCAGTACAGACATCAACAGGAGCCAGACCGAAGGTTCCGCAATCTGTTTCAGCATCCTATATGCAAGGAACTCCAGAAAATGGAggtagtggtggtggtggcggggGTGGTGCATCTTCTGCGTCCTCGAAAATGAAGCGTTCGCCACGCTTCAGTTCCTTTGACTCGCAGGCGAGTCTTGCGGAATATGCAGCATGTGGTTCAGGACCTGGTATCACTGGAAGTCGTATCCAGCGTCCTGACCTTCGTCTCCATCAAAATGAAGATTTTGATAGCGATCATGTTGCTTTGTCCCAAGTGCGCAATACCCGTCTCTATGATGAGCGGTTGGGAGACGATG ATATTTTCCCATCGGCTGCTTCAAATTTACAGACATCAAGTTCGGGTCATACGCGATATGTGCCACGATCTTATTCCAGTTACGATACGGCATGTTCCTCCTCATCAACGTCAATCGGATCATCGTCATCGCCACGTCGCCGTCCTTTGTCTGGGAATCGGGACTTGCGGCCAAATCGTTTGGTTTTAGCAGCTCCGCCTCCCAAATTAAAACTAGATTTGCCCTTAGATATGGCCAAAACCAGTACAGCGAGCGGATCCTCcaatggtggtggtggtctACCAGATTTTGTGCAAGACCATTTGCCCGATGGTGCGCCCACCTGGTGCTCGCCACCGAATTCACCTTTAGGTGCTGCCGAGGCACCGCTTGATCGAGCAATCGGCGCCCTTTCCCTGCCTAGTGCTGCCCAAAGCTGTAGTTCTCTACCAGCTCCGCCAATAGAAGCACCGTATTCCCTCTTTACAGCTGCCCTTCCCGTTTCATCGTCTTCGGAGCTAGGAACTGGATCAACTGTGAAAATGCTGCCAGATTTCTTAGCCGATGGCCCTATCCTTCATTCGTCCCAACGTCTGGCTGATGTAGCTATCGGTTTACCTTTCAATTCAATGGACTCGCCACCGCCGCTcctacagcagcagcagcagcaacaacaacaggaagCAACTGCGGCACTGCGGCTGGAAAATGAACGACTGCAGCGTGAGTTGCAGGAATTGAGAGTGGAACTACAATCGCAATCGAGACGAGCCCAGGATTCTGAACAGCAGTTGTTCCAACTGGTCGAGGCGCAACGACGCCGAGAAGCCATGGCTAGCAGTGCAAATGCTCAGACTACCCAAAGGTTAAGGCGTCAGGTGGTTCAACTGGAG GCCGAGCTTCTTTCTATTCGTGCCAGTGGTGGTGTGAATAGAAGCTCCTCAGATGGCGCTGTAGGTGGTACAGCTAGCCTGGATGGAGTTGGAGGTGAAAGCATTCTTAACACTCCAGGAGGTGGCAGTATCAGCAATAGTGGTGCAAGTAGctccacaacaacaacaacaacacgccCTCCGTCCAGAACGCATCAATTATCAAGAGATTTACTGCGTGCAGCTGATAATGCCGAACAGAACTTAAG ACAACTTCTGGTTGGTGTGGATAATCTCAGACAAATGGCAGCCAATTTGGAACAGCAGCCAGGAgttcagcaacagcagcagcagcagcagcaacaacaaccacagtcAACATCAACGCCCAGAAGTCCTGATCCCTATACTGATTTTAACTAA
- the LOC6645702 gene encoding PAX-interacting protein 1 isoform X3, which translates to MAAALKQQQQQQQQQQQHPSTHHVPLPQRSNESSSHHTHPEYVAPPTSQPQSPAMVVCHEPVDSPLEQHTNNSSSEHADSSQKLRLTQNYAERTPESLTQSIDPMDIIPKAEAESQAERAARAHHQHQQQQNLHSQQQQNMHQTQNQQQQGQQQQNAILQHTLPGQQQFFPNYTHSLPPMSAPNPAQQPPYTPGLMSRFRKRGERMSKDQKELYVKFFEDNPCMLSNHRRHDGLTEPLWAKLAHMLNSVPQGAVKNVEDWKQTFDAWRYRIFMYTRYNSKLSMSETSDPKNFKPLTATDQKAYAMWTSHKHIAPQDYEKMDMFVPLDETTTATNSYDY; encoded by the exons ATGGCGGCTGCTttaaagcaacagcaacaacagcagcagcagcagcaacaacatccaTCAACCCATCATGTGCCACTGCCACAGCGATCGAATGAAAGCTCATCGCATCATACACATCCGGAATATGTAGCACCACCCACTTCTCAGCCCCAATCGCCAGCCATGGTTGTGTGCCATGAGCCAGTGGATTCACCGCTGGAACAGCATACAAATAATTCTAGTTCAGAGCATGCGGATAGCTCACAAAAATTAAGGCTAACACAAAACTACGCTGAGCGTACACCAGAATCCTTAACACAATCAATAGATCCCATGGATATAATACCCAAAGCGGAGGCTGAATCGCAAGCAGAAAGAGCAGCACGAGCgcatcatcagcatcaacagcagcagaattTGCAtagccaacagcaacaaaatatgCATCAGACTcagaatcaacagcaacaagggcagcagcaacaaaatgcCATACTGCAGCATACGCTGCCCGGACAGCAGCAATTCTTTCCCAACTATACGCATAGTTTGCCACCAATGAGTGCACCGAATCCCGCACAGCAACCACCATATACACCTGGACTAATGAGTCGATTTCGAA AACGCGGCGAACGGATGTCAAAGGATCAAAAAGAGCTTTATGTGAAATTCTTTGAGGATAATCCATGCATGTTATCGAATCATCGCCGACACGATGGACTCACCGAACCATTGTGGGCCAAATTGGCTCATATGCTTAATAGCGTACCTCAGGGAGCTGTGAAGAATGTAGAGGATTGGAAGCAAACGTTTGATGCCTGGCGCTATcgcatatttatgtatacacGCTATAACTCCAAACTGAGCATGTCGGAGACAAGTGATCCGAAGAATTTTAAGCCATTGACAGCCACCGATCAAAAGGCATACGCAATGTGGACAAGTCATAAGCATATAGCACCGCAGGATTATGAAAAAATGGATATGTTTGTGCCTCTAGATGAGACTACGACGGCAACTAATAGTTatgattattaa
- the LOC6645702 gene encoding TPR-containing protein DDB_G0280363 isoform X2, translated as MVLRSGIIIPFQFRDTKKLLMIGVTEENRNLNIWDLKNVVRAAFGIYNFEFRNKKIGFNIPDELLLHYLAQRHDLTNFVIEISQALDDGHAKELLSYEPSCSSSMAAALKQQQQQQQQQQQHPSTHHVPLPQRSNESSSHHTHPEYVAPPTSQPQSPAMVVCHEPVDSPLEQHTNNSSSEHADSSQKLRLTQNYAERTPESLTQSIDPMDIIPKAEAESQAERAARAHHQHQQQQNLHSQQQQNMHQTQNQQQQGQQQQNAILQHTLPGQQQFFPNYTHSLPPMSAPNPAQQPPYTPGLMSRFRKRGERMSKDQKELYVKFFEDNPCMLSNHRRHDGLTEPLWAKLAHMLNSVPQGAVKNVEDWKQTFDAWRYRIFMYTRYNSKLSMSETSDPKNFKPLTATDQKAYAMWTSHKHIAPQDYEKMDMFVPLDETTTATNSYDY; from the exons ATGGTTTTACGATCGGGTATTATCATTCCTTTTCAATTTCGCGATACGAAAAAATTACTTATGATTGGCGTAACGGAGGAAAATCGTAATCTAAATATTTGggatttaaaaaatgttg TGCGTGCCGCTTTTGGCATCTATAATTTCGAGTTTCGGAATAAGAAAATTGGCTTTAATATACCCGATGAGCTGTTGCTTCACTATCTGGCCCAACGTCATGACCTTACCAATTTCGTTATAGAAATCAGTCAAG CCCTGGACGATGGTCATGCCAAGGAGTTGCTCTCATATGAGCCCTCCTGTTCCTCATCAATGGCGGCTGCTttaaagcaacagcaacaacagcagcagcagcagcaacaacatccaTCAACCCATCATGTGCCACTGCCACAGCGATCGAATGAAAGCTCATCGCATCATACACATCCGGAATATGTAGCACCACCCACTTCTCAGCCCCAATCGCCAGCCATGGTTGTGTGCCATGAGCCAGTGGATTCACCGCTGGAACAGCATACAAATAATTCTAGTTCAGAGCATGCGGATAGCTCACAAAAATTAAGGCTAACACAAAACTACGCTGAGCGTACACCAGAATCCTTAACACAATCAATAGATCCCATGGATATAATACCCAAAGCGGAGGCTGAATCGCAAGCAGAAAGAGCAGCACGAGCgcatcatcagcatcaacagcagcagaattTGCAtagccaacagcaacaaaatatgCATCAGACTcagaatcaacagcaacaagggcagcagcaacaaaatgcCATACTGCAGCATACGCTGCCCGGACAGCAGCAATTCTTTCCCAACTATACGCATAGTTTGCCACCAATGAGTGCACCGAATCCCGCACAGCAACCACCATATACACCTGGACTAATGAGTCGATTTCGAA AACGCGGCGAACGGATGTCAAAGGATCAAAAAGAGCTTTATGTGAAATTCTTTGAGGATAATCCATGCATGTTATCGAATCATCGCCGACACGATGGACTCACCGAACCATTGTGGGCCAAATTGGCTCATATGCTTAATAGCGTACCTCAGGGAGCTGTGAAGAATGTAGAGGATTGGAAGCAAACGTTTGATGCCTGGCGCTATcgcatatttatgtatacacGCTATAACTCCAAACTGAGCATGTCGGAGACAAGTGATCCGAAGAATTTTAAGCCATTGACAGCCACCGATCAAAAGGCATACGCAATGTGGACAAGTCATAAGCATATAGCACCGCAGGATTATGAAAAAATGGATATGTTTGTGCCTCTAGATGAGACTACGACGGCAACTAATAGTTatgattattaa
- the LOC6645702 gene encoding uncharacterized protein LOC6645702 isoform X4 has translation MVLRSGIIIPFQFRDTKKLLMIGVTEENRNLNIWDLKNVVRAAFGIYNFEFRNKKIGFNIPDELLLHYLAQRHDLTNFVIEISQAPRFVVSV, from the exons ATGGTTTTACGATCGGGTATTATCATTCCTTTTCAATTTCGCGATACGAAAAAATTACTTATGATTGGCGTAACGGAGGAAAATCGTAATCTAAATATTTGggatttaaaaaatgttg TGCGTGCCGCTTTTGGCATCTATAATTTCGAGTTTCGGAATAAGAAAATTGGCTTTAATATACCCGATGAGCTGTTGCTTCACTATCTGGCCCAACGTCATGACCTTACCAATTTCGTTATAGAAATCAGTCAAG CCCCGCGTTTTGTTGTTAGCGtataa